In Pseudonocardia sp. DSM 110487, the sequence GAACGCGGTGAGCGCCGAGTAGTCAGGGATCGAGAAGGCGGCCTGCCCGCATCGCTCGGGGGTGATGTTCATGCCTGCGCAGACCATGTCGTACCGGTTCGCGTTCAGCGACGGGATGAGCGCGCTGAACTCGACCTGCTGGGCCTGCACGTCAGCGATCCCGAGGGCCTGCATCACGGCGCGGGCCACCTCAGGAGCCTCACCGGTGACGTCGCCCTCTGGCGACGTGAAGCCGTACGGCTGTTCACCTGCGATGCCGATGTTGATCGTTCCGGCTTGCCGGGCACGCTCCAGGGCGCCGCCTGCCCCGCCCTGGCCACCGCCCTGCGGAACCGCCTGACAAGCCGACAGCGCCGTCCCCCCGCCGATCGCCACCGCTCCGGCCGTCGCCGTCCGGCGAAGGAAATCGCGCCTGCTCCAGCCTCGCTGCGTCATGAGGTTCTCCTTCGGTCGGGTGGCGGCCCCCTCCGGTCGCCGACGTTGACATCCGAACGTAGGTGATCGCGTCCGACTCACCGCCACTCGGGCGGACCAGGCCACCGACTCGTTACGTGACCGCAACGAGGAGCAGACCTTTCTCGTGTATCACCCGTTCGGATGCCTTGGCCGCTGGCCCGAGCGGGTACATCCTGCGCCTTTTCGTCGCGGCGCGCAGGGCATGCCGGCAAGCCGGGTGCCGCCGGATGCGACAGGATCGGGGCATGTTGCGCATCGCCGGGCTACCGGTCTGGGTCGGACCGTCCGACGTCATCGCGGGCGCCCGGGCCGTGGTCGGGTGGAGCGACGAGGCCGTGCAGGTGGTCTCCTCCCTTCCGGCGCGGGTGGCCGGCCTGCTCGACGAGGCCGACGGGCTGGTGCAGCGGATCACCGCCGTTGCCGACCGCGCCGACGTCATCGTCGATCGCACCGACGGGATCATGCGGTCCGTCGACGAGCTGCTGGGCACGGTGCAGGCCGCGGTGACGCGGGTCGACGAGGTCCTCCGCGACGCCGACGGCATGGTCCGCACCGTGGACGCCCTGCTGGCCGACGTCCGTACCGTCTCCGACGCCGCGACCGCGTTGGTGGCGCACGCAGGCGGGGTCGCCGAGGACGCGGCCGGGCTCGTGGCACGTGCGAGCGGGGTCGCCGACGGCGCCGCCGGGCTCGTGGCCAGGGCGGACGGGGTCGCCGATGGTGCCGCGGTCCTCGTGGAGAAGGCGGGCACCGTTGCCGACGAGGCCGCGGTCGTCGTGGCCGGGGCCGGCACCGTCGCGGAGGACGCGCGCACGATCGTCGCCACCGCGGGCGGGGTGGCCGACGACGCGGGCGTGGTGATCGGCAAGGCCACCGCGGTGGCCGACCGCGCGGGCGCCGTTGTCGACCAGGCGGCGGGCGCGGCGGATGGCGCCTCCGAGCTGCTCGCCGTATACCAACCGATCGCACGCCAGGCCGCCCCGCTCGCACAGCGGTTCGTCGAGGAGTTCTCCGAGGAGGAGGTGCACGCCGCGATCCGGATCGTCGACCAGCTGCCGCAACTCACCGAGCACATGGAGCGCGACATCATGCCGATCCTCGCCACCCTCGACCGCGTCGGCCCGGACGTCCACGAGCTGCTCGAACAGCTCAAGCAGGTGCGCCAGGCGATCCAGGGCATCCCCGGCTTGAGGTACTTCAGCCGCCGCGGCGAGCGGGAGGACCCGGGAGAGAACGGCGTCCGCTGACTTCGCCTCACACTCCCATCCGAGTACGGATTCACCAGGGACACGGTGATCGCCGAACCACACGTACCCCTCCACCACGCCGGTATGCGACTGATCCGCCGTTATCCGTCCAACCACGCCTCTATGTCGCTGGCGGTGCGGTCACATCCACCACGGTAGCGACCGGATGACCTCGAGCGTTCACTATTGCAAATTTCTTGGTCTTTGGCCGGCGGCCGCCCCGGCCTGTTGCGAGTCAGCACGTCGAGGGTCGCTACCAGGCCGAATCGGTTTCGCTTCACAGTGACATGAGGAGCTTTGATCCTCATCGCAACCGAACGACGAGTTGACCAACCGATGCCCCCCTGGTAGTCAAGCTAGGCATCTGGCTCACCGGTCCGGAGAGAGGATCCATGCGCACACTATCCGCCATCACCCTTTCCACTGCGGTAACCGCAGGCACCCTAATAGGAGGGGCAACACCGGCCTATGCTCACCCCAACCGGGAAGACTGCTATGACACAAATGAGAATGCTCCGGACGGCGGGTTCAATTGCCAACTCGGGCCGTACCAGAGCATAAATGAGGCGCTGGCCGTGGGCCGAGGATACGAGGCTGGCGGGCACATCCGATCCTACTGGACGGAAGTACCTCTCCCCGGAATGGTCTTCCTTATCATGTCCGTCAAGCCGCACTAGCTAGTGCCGCGTCAGGCAACGTTGGGTAGGTAATCAGGTCGGCGGATCTTGGAGTCGACCGCGAAGCGCCGCTTGGGCTTGGCGCGGCGGTTGGCCCAGCGGATGTAGCCGGCGATCGCGGTCTCTTGGGCGGCGCGGGAGGGGTAGTCGCTGCCGTCGAGGGTGAAGTAGCGCAGCGCGGTGAACTCCGACTCGATCCAGTTCAGCCAGGACGCGTTGGACGGGGTGAACACCAACTCGACGTCATGATCGGCACACCAGTCGGCGACCTCGCTCTTCTTGTGCGGCGAGAAGTTGTCACACACCACATACAGCCGCCCGGTCGGGAACCTGGTCCGAAGCTGCCGGAGGAAGCCGAGGAACTCCTGCCAGCGCTTGCGGTCTCGGAACCGGTAGAACATCTGCCCCGAGGACAGGTCCAGCGCGCCGAACATGTGCCGCACCCCGGCCGTGCGGGTGTAGGTCGCCCGTTGCCGGGCCGGCTGACCTTTACGGAACCAGCCCCGACCCGGGCGAGGCATCAGGTTCAGCGGCCCGAACTCATCGACGCAGATCACCCGCCCATCCGCGGGTGGGTTGTCGTAGAGATCCAGGATCCGGGCCATCTTCGGCGCGAAGTCCGGGTCCCGGCTGCCCTTCCAGGTCTTGGTGGCCTGCCAGCGGATCCCGGCCTCGCGCAGGATCGCGCGCACCGTCTCGGTGCTGATGACGACCCGGTGGTACTCACCCAGGTGCTCCACCAGCTTGGACAGGCTCCAGACCGTGAACGGGCGGCCCAGCTGCTGCGGCGAGGCCTTGGCTACCCGGCACACGATCTCGCGGACCGCGGGGCCAAACCTACGAGGTCGGCCCCCGCTCCATTTTGGGTCCAAAGCCGCGAACCCCAGCTCGTTGAACGCGTGGATCACCTCCCGCGCGTACTGGGTCGTCGCGGCAAACATCGTGGCCGCGTCCGCCGCGCTGCGCCCCTGCACCGAGGCCAGCACGATCCCGGCCCGCCGCAGCCGCACCCGATCCTTCGCCGTCCTCGTGATCTTGACCAGACGTTGGGCCTCCGCCGGCTCCAACGCGCGGACGAACACCTCAGGCTGCCGTGCCATCACCACCTCCGGCCGACAGCCTCCCGGCCCCAAACGTGGCAGATCAAGCCAGCGCCATTACAGCGCCGACCTTCCTTGATGAGGCACTAGCGTCGATCTTTCGTAATACCGTCCCACCACCGTCCGCGTCGCGGGCGTCGGCCTCTGGACCCTGCTCAGCCCGCGTCGTGCGCGGCCAGCACGAGCGAGACGATCTCATCCATCATCGCCGTGAGCTGGTAATCCTTCGGCGTGAACACCGCCGCCACCCCGCGCTCGCGCAGCTCCGCGGCGTCCTCGGCCGGGATGATCCCGCCGACGACCACCGGCACGTCGTCGGCGCCCGCGGCGCGCAGGCCGTCGACCACGGCGGGCACGACCTCCAGGTGCGAACCGGAGAGCACCGACAGCCCGACCACGTGCACGCCCTCCTGCACGGCCGCGGCCACGATCTGGGCCGGCGTCAGCCGGATGCCCTGGTAGACCACCTCGAACCCGACGTCGCGGGCCCGCACGGCCACCTGCTCCGCGCCGTTGGAGTGCCCGTCGAGGCCGGGCTTGCCCACCAGCATCCGCAGGCGCGACCCGATCGTCTCGCCCGCCGCCCGCACCCGCTCGCGCACCTCGACGATCTCGCCGGCCGCTGAGCCGCCGACCACGGCGGCCGACACCCCGGTGGGCGCCCGGAACTCGCCGAACACCTCCCGCAGCACCCGTGCCCACTCGCCGGTGGTGACGCCGACCTTCGCGCAGGAGATCGAGGCGCCCATGAGGTTCGTGTCCGTCTTCGCCGCGTCGCGCAGCGCGTCCAGCGCGGAATCGACGGCGGCGGCGTCCCGGCCCGCCCGCCACGCGCGGAGCGCCTCGATCGCGGCTGCCTCGGTGGCCGGGTCGACCGTCTCGATCGCCGCGGCCCCCTCCGCCTGCAGCGGGCTCGGCTCGGTGGCCTGGAACCGGTTGACGCCGATGACGACGTCCTCGCCCGCCTCGATGCGCCTGCGTCGCTCGGCGAGCGCACTCACCAGCCGCCCCTTGATGTAGCCGGACTCGACGGCGGCGACCGCCCCGCCCATCTCCTGCACCCGGTCGATCTCGGCGCGGGCGCCCTCGACGAGCTCGGCCACCTTCGCCTCGACCACCCGGCTACCGTCGAAGAGGTCCTCGTACTCGAGCAGGTCGGTCTCGTAGGCCAGCACCTGCTGCATGCGCAGTGCCCACTGCTGGTCCCACGGACGGGGCAGACCGAGCGCCTCGTTCCAGGCGGGCAGCTGAATCGCCCGGGCCCTTGCGTCGCGGGAGAGCGTGACGGCGAGCATCTCGAGCACGATGCGCTGCACGTTGTTCTCCGGCTGCGCCTCGGTGAGCCCGAGCGAGTTGACCTGCACGCCGTAGCGCAGCCGCCGCTGCTTCGGGTCCGCTACGCCGTAGCGCTCGCGCGTGATCTCGTCCCAGAGCCGGGCGAGGGCGCGCATCTTGCACATCTCCTCGACGAACCGCAGCCCCGCGTTCACGAAGAACGACATGCGCCCGACGACATCGCCGAACCGCTCCTGTGGCACCTGACCGGAGTCGCGCACCGCGTCCAGCACGGCGATGGCCGTCGACAGGGCGTACGCCAGCTCCTGAGGGGGTGTCGCCCCGGCCTCCTGCAGGTGGTAGCTACAGATGTTGATCGGGTTCCACTTCGGGATGTTCTGCACCGACCATGCGATCGTGTCCGAGATCAGGCGCATGCTCGGCGCCGGCGGGAACACGTAGGTGCCGCGGGACAGGTACTCCTTCACGATGTCGTTCTGCGTGGTGCCCGCGAGCTCGTCGCGGGGGGCGCCGTGCTCGTCGGCCACCGCGACGTACAGGGCGAGCAACCACATCGCGGGCGCGTTGATCGTCATCGACGTGTTGGCCTCGGCCATCGGGATGCCGTCGAAGAGCGTGCGCATGTCCCCGATGTGGCTCACCGGCACCCCGACCTTGCCGACCTCACCCTTCGCGAGCTCGTCGTCGGGGTCGTAGCCGGTCTGCGTGGGCAGGTCGAAGGCGACCGAGAGCCCGGTCTGCCCCTTGGCCAGGTTGCGGCGGTAGAGCGCGTTCGACTTCTTCGCTGACGAGTGACCCGCGTACGTCCGGATCACCCAGGGGCGGTCGCGCTCACGGTCGGTCGGGTACGGCACCGGGCACCTCCGCGTCGAGATGAGCGAGGAATCCGATGCTACTGGCGCGTAGCCCTCATGGCGCCGCTTCACGAGCGGGGTCACACCGGCGGAGAATCGACCGGTGGCAGACGCCCGGCTCACCATGATCTTCGGCGCCCTCCTGATGCTCGGGATCGTGCTGCTCGCGCTGCGCTGGACGTTCGGCACGGGCCGGGACCAACCCGCGCCACATCTGCCCGATCCGGACGACCCGACCGGCGACGGCCTGCTCACCGAGGTCTCCCGGGTTCCGACGGAGGCCGCGGCGCATGTGCTGCGCGCCCGCCTCGCCGACGCCGGTATCCGCGCCACCATCGGTCGCGGCGGCGACGCCTACCGCCTGCTCGTCTTCCCCGCCGACCTGGCGAACGCGCGAGTGGTGGTCGGTCAGACCCGGTGGTAGCGCGCGTCGAAGAAGCAGAAGACGCCGTAGGCCAGCACCCCGAACGCGATGGCGACCAGCAGGTACTGCCCGAACGGCTGCCCGGCCAGCGTGCGCAGCGCGGCGTCCAGCCCTGCCTCCTCGGGCCGGTACAGGATGGCCGCGATGACGACGAGCACGCCGACGATCCCGATCGCCACGCCCTTCGCGACGAATCCGACCTGACCGGTGCGTAGCGCCGCCTCCCGCGCTCGCCGGTCGGCAGGGAGGCTCATGGCGCGGCGGAACCTCTGCTGCACCCCCGAGACGACGGTGACGGCGCCCGTCAC encodes:
- a CDS encoding IS630 family transposase gives rise to the protein MARQPEVFVRALEPAEAQRLVKITRTAKDRVRLRRAGIVLASVQGRSAADAATMFAATTQYAREVIHAFNELGFAALDPKWSGGRPRRFGPAVREIVCRVAKASPQQLGRPFTVWSLSKLVEHLGEYHRVVISTETVRAILREAGIRWQATKTWKGSRDPDFAPKMARILDLYDNPPADGRVICVDEFGPLNLMPRPGRGWFRKGQPARQRATYTRTAGVRHMFGALDLSSGQMFYRFRDRKRWQEFLGFLRQLRTRFPTGRLYVVCDNFSPHKKSEVADWCADHDVELVFTPSNASWLNWIESEFTALRYFTLDGSDYPSRAAQETAIAGYIRWANRRAKPKRRFAVDSKIRRPDYLPNVA
- a CDS encoding protein meaA — translated: MPYPTDRERDRPWVIRTYAGHSSAKKSNALYRRNLAKGQTGLSVAFDLPTQTGYDPDDELAKGEVGKVGVPVSHIGDMRTLFDGIPMAEANTSMTINAPAMWLLALYVAVADEHGAPRDELAGTTQNDIVKEYLSRGTYVFPPAPSMRLISDTIAWSVQNIPKWNPINICSYHLQEAGATPPQELAYALSTAIAVLDAVRDSGQVPQERFGDVVGRMSFFVNAGLRFVEEMCKMRALARLWDEITRERYGVADPKQRRLRYGVQVNSLGLTEAQPENNVQRIVLEMLAVTLSRDARARAIQLPAWNEALGLPRPWDQQWALRMQQVLAYETDLLEYEDLFDGSRVVEAKVAELVEGARAEIDRVQEMGGAVAAVESGYIKGRLVSALAERRRRIEAGEDVVIGVNRFQATEPSPLQAEGAAAIETVDPATEAAAIEALRAWRAGRDAAAVDSALDALRDAAKTDTNLMGASISCAKVGVTTGEWARVLREVFGEFRAPTGVSAAVVGGSAAGEIVEVRERVRAAGETIGSRLRMLVGKPGLDGHSNGAEQVAVRARDVGFEVVYQGIRLTPAQIVAAAVQEGVHVVGLSVLSGSHLEVVPAVVDGLRAAGADDVPVVVGGIIPAEDAAELRERGVAAVFTPKDYQLTAMMDEIVSLVLAAHDAG